A section of the Triticum dicoccoides isolate Atlit2015 ecotype Zavitan chromosome 7A, WEW_v2.0, whole genome shotgun sequence genome encodes:
- the LOC119332572 gene encoding uncharacterized protein LOC119332572 has translation MAGKEEAGKLMVSPGSAANSTEAGVDGPAAVFPSAAGSIYTEGDESEKGVAAIDKMLGEANLSSAVANQPAAAPPGPNKGKVRLSKAEIRTIIALKPEQQPSADYLDDLAEYFPPEWIEERKRAHADSVELFKKMDDDFEEYRQQVLVSVRDKGYFEVDEELISNREKANEYVAEQWKRMDFTGIQIATPEDRLRDADGYRPYVPDQDDALVEALVIE, from the coding sequence ATGGCGGGCAAGGAGGAGGCGGGGAAGTTGATGGTTAGTCCGGGCAGCGCTGCCAATTCGACGGAGGCCGGCGTCGATGGTCCTGCGGCGGTGTTCCCCTCCGCCGCCGGATCCATCTACACGGAGGGTGACGAGTCAGAGAAGGGGGTAGCTGCGATTGACAAGATGCTTGGGGAGGCGAATCTGTCGTCCGCCGTCGCCAATCAGCCGGCCGCAGCACCGCCAGGTCCAAACAAGGGCAAGGTTCGGCTGTCGAAAGCCGAGATCAGGACCATAATTGCGCTGAAGCCGGAGCAACAACCCAGCGCTGATTACCTGGACGATCTGGCAGAGTATTTCCCTCCGGAGTGGATTGAGGAAAGGAAGCGTGCCCACGCTGACAGTGTAGAGCTTTTCAAGAAGATGGACGACGATTTCGAAGAGTACCGGCAGCAGGTCTTAGTGTCTGTGCGGGACAAGGGCTACTTCGAGGTCGATGAAGAGCTCATTTCCAACAGGGAAAAGGCGAATGAGTACGTTGCCGAACAATGGAAGAGGATGGATTTTACTGGAATTCAGATTGCCACCCCGGAGGACAGGCTGAGGGATGCAGACGGTTATCGTCCATATGTTCCTGACCAAGATGATGCGCTCGTTGAAGCTCTTGTGATTGAGTGA